A region of Pyxidicoccus parkwaysis DNA encodes the following proteins:
- a CDS encoding Hsp70 family protein: MRACGLDFGTSNTAAALPDGTVLPLQPHTSEPRLFRSVLFFPDDEQQIFAGADAIQRYLEDNTGRFIQSVKSFLHSSSFRATQVKGRTYTIEELVAVLLRRVRDAAGAHMGGPPEAVILGRPAVFTPDPEADALAQQRLLRAAELAGFQKVEFLIEPIAAALAYEAQLTRDELVLIADFGAGTTDLTLMRLGPSRRGNKDRRADVVGSTGVRIGGDRFDAEIMRHKLLPRFGAGSTYRVRGFSDKRLPIPQHVLAKLLSWHEMSFIREKSTQELLETMLETSDKKAEIQALHDLVMDNLGYRLFRAIEAAKVQLSREEQTTVDFEEARINLHEPITRAEFEAFSQPLLDELSQCTEGLLAKHPEAQAIDAVFLTGGSSQIPAVRQLYVRRFGEERVRTADAFTSVAEGLGRAAAHLGS; the protein is encoded by the coding sequence ATGCGTGCCTGCGGACTCGACTTCGGAACCAGCAACACCGCCGCGGCGCTGCCCGACGGCACGGTGCTGCCCTTGCAGCCCCACACCTCGGAGCCGCGCCTGTTCCGCTCCGTCCTCTTCTTCCCGGACGACGAGCAGCAAATCTTCGCGGGCGCGGACGCCATCCAGCGCTACCTGGAGGACAACACCGGACGCTTCATCCAGTCCGTGAAGTCCTTCCTCCACTCGTCCTCGTTCCGTGCCACCCAGGTGAAGGGGCGCACGTACACGATTGAGGAGCTGGTGGCCGTCCTCCTGCGCCGCGTGCGTGACGCCGCCGGCGCGCACATGGGCGGGCCTCCCGAGGCCGTCATCCTCGGCCGCCCCGCCGTCTTCACGCCGGACCCGGAGGCGGACGCGCTCGCCCAGCAGCGCCTGTTGCGCGCCGCGGAGCTGGCCGGCTTCCAGAAGGTGGAGTTCCTCATCGAGCCCATCGCCGCCGCGCTCGCGTACGAGGCGCAGCTCACCCGCGACGAGCTCGTCCTCATCGCGGACTTCGGCGCCGGCACCACCGACCTCACCCTCATGCGCCTGGGGCCCTCGCGCCGGGGCAACAAGGACAGGCGCGCGGACGTCGTCGGCTCCACCGGCGTGCGCATCGGCGGTGACCGCTTCGACGCGGAAATCATGCGCCACAAGCTGCTGCCCCGCTTCGGCGCTGGCTCCACGTACCGGGTGCGCGGCTTCAGCGACAAGCGGCTGCCCATTCCGCAGCACGTCCTCGCCAAGCTCCTCTCCTGGCACGAGATGTCCTTCATCCGCGAGAAGTCCACCCAGGAGCTCCTGGAGACGATGCTGGAGACGAGCGACAAGAAGGCCGAAATCCAGGCGCTGCACGACCTCGTCATGGACAACCTGGGCTACCGACTCTTCCGCGCGATTGAGGCCGCCAAGGTGCAGCTGTCCCGCGAGGAGCAGACCACGGTGGACTTCGAGGAGGCGCGCATCAACCTCCACGAGCCCATTACGCGCGCCGAGTTCGAGGCCTTCAGCCAGCCGCTGCTCGACGAGCTCTCGCAGTGCACCGAGGGACTGCTCGCGAAGCACCCGGAAGCGCAAGCCATCGACGCGGTGTTCCTCACCGGCGGCTCGTCGCAGATTCCCGCGGTGCGCCAGCTCTACGTGCGCCGCTTCGGCGAGGAGCGCGTGCGCACCGCGGATGCCTTCACCTCGGTGGCCGAGGGCCTCGGGCGTGCGGCGGCCCACCTGGGCTCATGA